A section of the Acropora muricata isolate sample 2 chromosome 4, ASM3666990v1, whole genome shotgun sequence genome encodes:
- the LOC136913718 gene encoding uncharacterized protein, which translates to MSGKRGKLKETAEEDFETFVRHQLSSISDNLKEMKVTQVQIQRDIESLQSQIKKNDSSISKLQEVLDVKLEVLTGELHVTNTRIDRIENDITKYAKEIDVTYERLLSLERYSRDYNLRFYNIPESTSEDCIAKLRDILENDLQLHPNIENAHRIGPFKDDGTPRPILAKFLYRPERFRVIRKKRELRNGVRVSDDLIWEDRQKKKKLRLVMKDAFEAGKRPRFHHGKLYIDGALHQA; encoded by the coding sequence ATGTCTGGGAAAAGAGGGAAACTAAAGGAAACGGCGGAAGAAGATTTTGAAACTTTCGTACGCCATCAGTTAAGTTCAATAAGCGACAACTTGAAAGAGATGAAAGTAACTCAAGTCCAGATTCAAAGAGACATTGAATCTCTTCAGAGTCAAATCAAGAAGAATGATAGCTCGATTTCTAAATTACAAGAGGTTTTGGATGTAAAGCTGGAGGTATTAACAGGAGAACTACATGTAACAAATACAAGAATTGACCGAATCGAGAATGATATCACGAAGTATGCAAAAGAGATTGATGTGACCTACGAGCGACTATTGTCCCTGGAGAGATATTCTAGAGATTATAATTTGAGATTTTATAATATCCCTGAGTCAACAAGCGAAGATTGTATTGCAAAGCTGCGTGATATCCTGGAGAACGATCTTCAATTACATCCAAACATCGAGAACGCCCACAGAATCGGGCCCTTTAAGGATGATGGCACTCCCAGACCGATTTTGGCAAAGTTTTTGTACCGTCCTGAGCGGTTTAGAGTTATCAGAAAGAAGAGGGAACTACGTAATGGTGTGCGTGTTTCGGACGACTTGATATGGGAAGATcgacagaagaagaagaaattgagatTGGTGATGAAAGATGCATTTGAAGCTGGGAAAAGACCTCGATTTCATCATGGCAAGCTTTATATTGACGGCGCGCTTCATCAAGCTTGA